TATGGGGAAGCGACTATTTCGGTTCTGAGCGGGCGGTGGACGATGTAGTCCGGCGTGTACGTAAAAAGCTGCCGCGTATTCATGTTGAAACCCTTTATGGATACGGGTACAGGGTTCTGTCATCATGATCAAGCTCAATCTGACACAGCGGATTTGGTTCTCTTTTATAGCCATTATCCTGATGGTCGGGTTATTAATTGGAATTATTTATCCAATATCACTTAAAAGTACGCTCACCGAAGAGACATACCGGATCATTGAACAGGAACAGGCCAGAGTTATGCGGCCTAATGGAGATTACCCGGCACCGGCAACGTCCGAAGCAGAATTTCTTGAGAGACGTGAAGCTGCCCGGTCTGTCGGTCACCTTGTCATTGGAGGCAACCAGCTTGGAAGGCGCTTTGGCGATCCTGTACCGACCGAAGTCCTTGTTGAAATGGGCCAGCGTGCTCAGGATGTGGAGCGCCGCGGAAGGTACGAACTGACATATAATGACGCGACATTGTTTTATGTTGTCTTTAAATCGTACAGGCCTGAAGGAGAGGAATACCATATTACGTATATGTGGGATACGTATCGTGACGAGATGGTGAACAGATTGTGGTCGCGACTGTTTTACATTATGGTTATGGCAGGGCTTCTGAGCCTGATTCCTGCATTCTGGCTGAAGAATTATTTGAAGGTTCCACTTACCAGCCTGGGTAATCACTTTGAACAAATTGCCGAGCGGAACTGGAAAGAGCCTTTTCATTGGGAAAGTGACGACGACTTTGAAAAGCTGTCCAATCAGTTTGAGTCCATGAGGCAGAACCTCATGAAATATGACCGTGCCCAGCGCACGTTTATTCAGCACGCCTCTCATGAGTTGAAGACACCGATAATGGTAGTGAAAAGTTACGCTCAGTCTGTAAAGGACGGAATACTGCCACGGGAGAATATTCCTTCCACAATGGATGTGATTCTTGAAGAAAGCGAGCGTATGGAAAAAAGAGTCAAAGATATGCTGTATTACACAAAACTTGACTCATTAAAAGAAACGACGATGGAAAAAGTGACCTTCCCGTTCGGATCTCTTGCCTACCAGATCCGTGAACGCTTTTTTGTCCAGCGGGAAGATGTGGACATCGTTGTTATTGGAGAAAAGGTCAATGTATATGGAGATAAGGAGCAGATTCAGATTCTCCTTGAAAATCTTGTAGAAAATGCTCTTCGATATGCAGAAACAATGATTGAAATCAGCGCCGAAGAAACAGAAGATAAAATTATTCTCCGTGTAACAAATGACGGAGAAAAGATTCCTGAAAAAGAATTGGAGCATCTTTTTGCCCCCTTCAGAAAAGGGAATAAAGGTCAGTTCGGACTCGGTCTTGCTATAGTAAAAAGTATTGCTGAGCTTCATAAAGGTGAATCTTACGTAAGAAACACGGACAGCGGGGTTTGTTTTTCCATTCATCTGCCTATAAATAATAAATAGTTAACTAACGCCTGAGGCGCTGAAATGAGTGAATATCATGAGTGTTTCCGAAAAGAAGCGTAAAAAAGCGTTTCTGCTTCTTATGATAAATATGTTTGTTGTAATGATGGGGATCGGGCTAGTTATTCCGATCCTCCCTTATTATGTGGAGTCTTTTGGAGCCGGTTCAATAGAGTTGGGAATGCTTATAGCTCTGTTTGCATTTATGCAGTTTCTTCTTGCCCCGTTCTGGGGAAAACTATCAGATAAAATTGGCAGGAAACCTCTGATTGCCATAGGAATGTTTGGGTTTGCAGCAGCAGAATTTATCTTTGCATTTGCTACCCAAATGTGGATGCTCTATCTCTCCCGGATGATTGCAGGAACATTCGGAGCTGCTGTTATCCCAACAGCGATGGCGTACGTGGCTGATACAACAACTGAAGAACGAAGAAGTAAAGGTATGGGACTTCTCGGAATGGCGATGGCTCTGGGGATTGTATTTGGACCGGGTATCGGCGGATGGCTGGCTGAGATCAGCCTTGCAACACCGTTTTTATTTGCCGGAATTGCAGCATCAATTGCCGGACTTTTTTCAATCCTGTTTCTGCCGGAATCCCACCCCGCAGAAAAACGTAAAACAGAGGATACAGGTCTGAAAACAAACCAGTTTCAGGATATGTGGCAAGCTTTAAGAAGCCCGGCAGGCTTTCTGATTGCTTTGGTTTTCGCATTAAGTTTCGGCCTTGCTAATTTTCAGACCGTGTTTGGTATGTATGCGTTAGAGCGCTTCTCTTATAATCCTGCCGAGGTGGGAACGATCGTAATGATTGTAGGGCTGGTCGGAGCTGTTGCCCAGGGAGGCTTGATAGGAAGTCTTAGTAAGCGTTTTGGTGACGAACGTGTGGCACTCGGTTCACTCCTTTTAAGCGGGGCTGGATTTATTCTTATGGGACTTGCCTTTAACTATGCCACCCTGATTTTGACAACGTGCCTGTTTTTCCTGGGGAATTCTCTGCTCCGTCCATCTGTAAATGCGATGATTTCAAAACTTGCGGGAAGCAAGCAGGGACTGATTATGGGAGTAAATAATTCATTTGTAAGCCTTGGAAATGTTGCAGGTGCACTGATTGCCGGTAATTTTTTCGCGTGGAATATGTTTTTGCCGTTCGGGCTCGGTGCATTTGTCATGTTCTCTGCATTCGCGGCAACGCTTCTATGGCTTGGCAGCAGGCAGGAAAACACTGAGGTTATTAATCACGAGGCGAAATCTCATTAAACGATAGTCCGTTACATGTTCTGCACCTGAAACCAGCAGCTGCTGGACATAGAACACATGTTTGAAGAAATATGCTATACTTGTCAAAAAAAGAGACGATACATGGAGAGGGAGGAGAAGATGAAAAAAGGAATTAAGCACCATAAAATTGGGGAACCGGTAGAATCCTACCTGCTGATTAAAAGTTCAAAAAAAGGGGTGGCGAGTAACGGGAAGCCGTTTCTTACACTCATGCTTGCAGACCAAAGTGGAGAAATTGAAGCGAAGCTGTGGGGCTGTTCACCTGAAGATGAAGAACTTTTCATCGGTAAAGCAATTGTACATATCCATGGAGAAGTAAACGAATACCGGGGAAACCGCCAGCTGAAAATTAAAGCAATCCGGCCGACTTCCGATATGGATCAGGTTAATACGGCGGACTTTTTGCAATCAGCTCCTCTGCCACCGAATGAAATGCTGGAGAGGATTAACCAGTACCTGTTTGAGATGACGAACCCAAAAATCCAGCGAATTACCAGGCACCTTATGAAGAAGCATCAAAAATCATTTATGGAAGCCCCGGCAGCTACAAAAAATCATCACGAATATGTATCAGGGCTTGCTTATCATGTTGTATGTATGCTCGATCTGGCAAAATCCATTTCTGCCCTTTACCCTACACTTGATACGGATCTTCTGTATTCAGGTGTTATCCTCCACGACCTCGG
This DNA window, taken from Alteribacter keqinensis, encodes the following:
- the yhaM gene encoding 3'-5' exoribonuclease YhaM; protein product: MKKGIKHHKIGEPVESYLLIKSSKKGVASNGKPFLTLMLADQSGEIEAKLWGCSPEDEELFIGKAIVHIHGEVNEYRGNRQLKIKAIRPTSDMDQVNTADFLQSAPLPPNEMLERINQYLFEMTNPKIQRITRHLMKKHQKSFMEAPAATKNHHEYVSGLAYHVVCMLDLAKSISALYPTLDTDLLYSGVILHDLGKVHELSGPVATEYTKEGKLLGHISIVVNEIAEAAKELEIEGEEVLTLQHVVLSHHGKGEWGSPKPPLIREAEILHHIDNLDAKMNMMDRALEGVQPGEFSDRIFPMDNRTFYKPLFHDKPLDL
- a CDS encoding MFS transporter produces the protein MSVSEKKRKKAFLLLMINMFVVMMGIGLVIPILPYYVESFGAGSIELGMLIALFAFMQFLLAPFWGKLSDKIGRKPLIAIGMFGFAAAEFIFAFATQMWMLYLSRMIAGTFGAAVIPTAMAYVADTTTEERRSKGMGLLGMAMALGIVFGPGIGGWLAEISLATPFLFAGIAASIAGLFSILFLPESHPAEKRKTEDTGLKTNQFQDMWQALRSPAGFLIALVFALSFGLANFQTVFGMYALERFSYNPAEVGTIVMIVGLVGAVAQGGLIGSLSKRFGDERVALGSLLLSGAGFILMGLAFNYATLILTTCLFFLGNSLLRPSVNAMISKLAGSKQGLIMGVNNSFVSLGNVAGALIAGNFFAWNMFLPFGLGAFVMFSAFAATLLWLGSRQENTEVINHEAKSH
- a CDS encoding sensor histidine kinase, with amino-acid sequence MIKLNLTQRIWFSFIAIILMVGLLIGIIYPISLKSTLTEETYRIIEQEQARVMRPNGDYPAPATSEAEFLERREAARSVGHLVIGGNQLGRRFGDPVPTEVLVEMGQRAQDVERRGRYELTYNDATLFYVVFKSYRPEGEEYHITYMWDTYRDEMVNRLWSRLFYIMVMAGLLSLIPAFWLKNYLKVPLTSLGNHFEQIAERNWKEPFHWESDDDFEKLSNQFESMRQNLMKYDRAQRTFIQHASHELKTPIMVVKSYAQSVKDGILPRENIPSTMDVILEESERMEKRVKDMLYYTKLDSLKETTMEKVTFPFGSLAYQIRERFFVQREDVDIVVIGEKVNVYGDKEQIQILLENLVENALRYAETMIEISAEETEDKIILRVTNDGEKIPEKELEHLFAPFRKGNKGQFGLGLAIVKSIAELHKGESYVRNTDSGVCFSIHLPINNK